The following proteins come from a genomic window of Gimesia chilikensis:
- a CDS encoding alpha/beta hydrolase, with protein sequence MTPAPQVMTSAAGDYSRNLWLVPGPQDSVHPLCLFLDAEHYLRDMDCLPLISKLMAGGQIPPLTLAFVSHVSSEDRQRDYLWNPRYSQFLAQEVVPWVCARSHAQAEGNLICGLSLSGLAAAHVAFQYPGLFSQVLCQSGSFWWLAQQEPELPVNHARFWLSVGDQETETEVTHPPSGLYQEISQIEGVEWAATAFQDQGATVQYQQYKGGHAIAPWRAELPAALCWLLAAQQVDNGVHSQGIS encoded by the coding sequence GTGACTCCTGCGCCTCAGGTCATGACTTCCGCTGCTGGTGATTATTCCCGAAACCTCTGGCTGGTGCCGGGACCGCAGGACAGCGTGCATCCACTCTGTCTGTTTCTGGACGCCGAACATTATCTCCGTGATATGGACTGTCTGCCGCTGATCAGCAAGTTGATGGCGGGAGGGCAGATTCCTCCCCTGACGCTGGCGTTCGTTTCTCATGTCAGCAGCGAAGATCGCCAGCGGGATTATCTCTGGAACCCGCGTTACTCGCAATTTCTCGCGCAGGAAGTCGTTCCCTGGGTATGTGCCCGTTCCCATGCGCAGGCTGAGGGGAATCTCATCTGTGGTCTGAGCCTGAGCGGTCTGGCTGCGGCGCATGTCGCGTTTCAGTATCCCGGGCTGTTCAGCCAGGTATTGTGCCAGTCGGGTTCGTTCTGGTGGCTCGCACAGCAGGAACCGGAGCTGCCTGTGAATCATGCGCGGTTCTGGTTGAGCGTGGGGGATCAGGAGACCGAGACCGAGGTAACGCATCCCCCGTCAGGCCTGTACCAGGAAATTTCGCAGATCGAAGGCGTGGAGTGGGCAGCAACCGCGTTTCAGGATCAGGGGGCCACGGTGCAGTATCAGCAGTACAAAGGGGGGCATGCGATTGCACCCTGGCGGGCCGAGTTGCCTGCGGCGCTCTGCTGGTTGCTGGCGGCGCAGCAGGTGGATAACGGCGTACATTCGCAGGGGATTTCCTGA
- a CDS encoding DUF2314 domain-containing protein: MSKGDDPEMLAASQQARKTFKYFWRELSWERRRILPALDFAAVKVGFADEGMSPDDPELEHMWVSDVECNGREIMGTLNNDPEWVTSVKAGDPICEPLSALSDWIYSIRGRAYGGFTVNLIRSRLPASQRRAHDKAWGMEFSEPDEIEVVYVPTEPVGFLGRLLGKKPVIDPEERKLNMLEHPMCINMGDSLREALQQSKEMVYETDDEGWTMLHREALAGNGLVVQILLEAGADPTLKTPEGDTPFTLAKRFGWRHVMKLLEK; this comes from the coding sequence ATGAGCAAAGGCGATGATCCGGAGATGCTGGCTGCGAGTCAGCAGGCGCGGAAGACATTCAAGTATTTCTGGCGGGAGCTTTCGTGGGAACGGCGGCGGATCTTACCCGCGCTGGATTTCGCGGCGGTGAAAGTGGGTTTTGCCGATGAGGGGATGTCCCCCGACGATCCCGAGCTGGAACACATGTGGGTGAGTGATGTGGAGTGTAATGGTCGCGAGATTATGGGCACACTGAATAATGACCCCGAGTGGGTGACCAGTGTCAAAGCCGGGGATCCGATCTGCGAGCCGCTGTCAGCACTTTCGGACTGGATCTATTCCATCCGGGGGCGGGCTTATGGCGGGTTTACCGTCAACCTGATCCGTTCGCGGCTGCCTGCCAGTCAGCGACGTGCGCACGACAAAGCGTGGGGCATGGAGTTCAGCGAGCCCGATGAGATCGAGGTAGTGTATGTGCCCACCGAGCCGGTTGGTTTTCTGGGACGACTGCTGGGTAAGAAGCCGGTGATCGACCCGGAAGAGCGGAAGTTGAATATGCTGGAGCATCCAATGTGCATCAACATGGGAGATTCTCTGCGGGAAGCCTTGCAGCAATCCAAAGAGATGGTGTATGAAACCGATGACGAGGGCTGGACGATGCTGCACCGCGAAGCGCTGGCCGGCAATGGTCTGGTTGTCCAAATTCTGCTGGAAGCAGGTGCCGACCCGACTTTAAAAACCCCCGAAGGCGATACACCATTCACGCTGGCCAAACGCTTTGGCTGGCGACATGTGATGAAACTGCTGGAGAAGTGA
- a CDS encoding NUDIX hydrolase — MTDITLDLNNYRVNLRVAAIVRREDEVLLCRPVDRQWWYLPGGRIKTNEDSLTAMHRELTEEIGPGFEVLRPVIAAENFFELEGRNFHELSTYYEVAWHGEELAGTEENELEVFEWCPLSKISGLTLKPDFVIPRILEPRTELELIVHRENQ; from the coding sequence ATGACCGATATTACACTGGATTTGAATAACTACCGCGTGAATCTGCGGGTGGCGGCGATTGTGCGTCGGGAGGATGAGGTGCTGTTGTGTCGGCCCGTGGATCGGCAGTGGTGGTATCTGCCGGGGGGGCGGATCAAGACGAATGAAGATTCACTGACCGCCATGCATCGGGAGTTGACCGAAGAGATTGGTCCGGGGTTTGAAGTGCTGCGTCCGGTGATCGCGGCGGAGAACTTCTTCGAACTGGAAGGACGGAACTTTCACGAACTGAGTACCTATTACGAAGTCGCCTGGCACGGCGAGGAACTGGCGGGGACAGAAGAGAACGAACTCGAAGTCTTTGAATGGTGTCCGCTGTCTAAAATCTCTGGCCTGACGCTTAAACCGGATTTTGTGATCCCGCGAATTCTGGAGCCGCGCACTGAACTGGAGTTGATTGTGCACAGGGAAAACCAATGA